A window of the Podarcis raffonei isolate rPodRaf1 chromosome 4, rPodRaf1.pri, whole genome shotgun sequence genome harbors these coding sequences:
- the BRCA2 gene encoding breast cancer type 2 susceptibility protein, with amino-acid sequence METGLFSNTSDVMDKKNVTTPPKKPSFFEIFKAQCSESDLGPISINWFEELSSEAPLYNSKRPEEPEHKTSDLDQSNFKTPQRKLPAKNQFASTPMIFNEPNKSVPFVSPIQELGQSKAEAVLNGSFLHTPKIFEVQTPKSVFESLGAEADPEMTWSSSLATPPTLSPTVIIARGNHSVSGTKQHNERIELVMHSLISKYGRSPKTDSMHMQSTSGTEDVCAETDSKIHNFERLLAGSFGKNIFPSKLGEDYMLPNVPMDEDMNDGTENDLSECLASSKAFLRKPKRVKESKTFSDKAKREYQETDEDKIITKYGNSAKCHLQTIPNNGMQKHSVNQNSISKEEEIPSSLHCSWSQLDLSGLDITQLEKTSSHCSDSSPMSYIKKCSEDRQLSVGKEYASTEMLESCIQNTSCLIKGNKLLNTSSPETIPPPENSPLPVAVMSNKSPTLVKDCEAELASVINVSDSSSFIMENTTFTEADNSCCNYSRENGKKNYDPLGSVSTQAAGDVSGLTRAGLKSMTSLSRLKKRPKKFMYTINNTPVHQEEGTTKRDGSSACLVPTCADLKSYDSEISATAIRNEERKEDIMHTNKHTLEEKQQVESNKNCILSNISHEAPLNYTERNFTDQLSILQQTDNRKGTIMPSSNISADQETESSESMSHSVGHKINLQRENGERCVSLRCFSSLQEAVMEESTLGIHASKTGNQQAVLESATQKFWASGTQVAELGSQSKETPKPTVDESFKLIALEKKLDPSQHLQVDLAGNAEDSEQSWLGGISHSRTEKFGGFRTASNKQIALSDCNIRKGKLLFKDIEDKFIEDFPSKGMQNISNENAQRSAEISSLGMNKLTENSSNFSHVSDLLGIQMNDAQIIFPKCANSAFQNVLSNQYPEGKLNLTASQEAEVTEISNILEETGSQFEFTQFKKHKMVAFNNADEMSGSFDKKDICAEVWKENDFEKGSEEKVQRGHDLSPNKHIGTAEKSKIQIQSSEEATSIDTSTKQNNIFVPIVSAPSQFNLSDLGSCGTAGGKEMSLYVDAIKKATKLVGDLDGVNEMLSPHQKILLRDCSNRCNNSWSNSNCMKEREIDWHKRVKEVNAEYLMKKNTKDTIKFVKENTESKSKIVNYNEGSVQISSTTEVNLKIIKKYSVCMTGNELSSFENNQSVLVSHHFVNCEETQCNYNLQEALSDLTCLAEVAKAEKRSTLNNAYGKENCDLNQEEEKVSNLESGFLQRFHTVADGNIFAGKSKKLHLLAASCTREELETMPTSSGKTSPKSKKGDVSSVKENINFSETERSNHQEISEIRKEKQIIAMGFHTASGKQITIANESLAKAKHLLSEDETVFPEMEEEVSNFMKPIIQEKINEKITKVSKEFEEGNEKHEYLYPEGNFEDLPDLSSNTFKKTEDLDTIKELSLEMNASESDLVSHTRGEKVNEGLLTKNNLACTKSKNISKIEFIDSAIDQHLPVEGSDISAMQGFQDLSSRNTGNNKSLDSSNLICSITSKASASDLKSEHSLLNHLPDECHKKNYVSENLTCISQEAAPSKNVFADNNVHTYDETCKNESSMIQKCDLRLFSTNVLQKYSASEASTSTSKHLKAKPVAFSTASGKAVEVSQEALKKARQVLHEDCYKSVKENMESQSKTNKHDLLESCSDTCGTGVCINSNNYSSAENNPVENIIAPQFFRAKECCADERTLKYTESMTLNTQPELCFQMHNKQSDTWTPNKQKCIKSDFITDNSGFFSTASGKPVQLSEQSLKKARLLFSEMEDNPSDHPSHVSNCDYSYGEVSSTGSKEAPKKDTMLVSQGKRFSNTEANANIPCGFATASGKQVQISQKALQKVMGLLEEFDDVSSNSFSDAQRSVEQGPIKVLAKEAIEQDEVISESKPQKKYKALHSATSTPNENKIIKNPLSIKIPVCMSHTKKQKEISELEENFTCSKEIEALKITQPCQSRSKTKCAANCGTATEGNLDPQCRHYAQTPENYLEIEATESAKAFMEDDELPDAEVQKNKNSILSFEKPNNFLSYTRTGKRHMKEENTFGEPPIKRKLRPEFERSEERNKASLKPSKSYPEGIVNDRKKFTYNIPLKPVVCGPLSKTLTEERKKAENTAKKPAKIFAPPFKTKANASEDKLGNSKESVLMDNKNINRMEELHLTEVNQSTTETEGNIFEDNNSMQISAPKSESRDTNSDLTKIIANLQYARNLQEIRIIKKQSQRICPQPGSLYLVKISAPCRVPLKAAVGEKLPGSFTSDQLYAFGISKQCLKISSRNAEDFQFIIQDFFSRDYFLEERGIQLADGGYLIPNDEGKAGKEEFYRALCDTPGVDPKLISKAWVYNHYKWIVWKLAAMEVAFPQEFANKCLTPERLLLQLKYRYDVEVDQSHRSAIKRIMERDDVAAKTLILCITKIISLNTNMSQIRGDKSTAEDSKKDIAVVEVTDGWYGIKAVLDPPLQSLLCRKRLTVGQKIVVHGAELVGSQEASTPLEAPESLMLKISANSTRRARWYAKLGYHRDPRPFSLSLSSLLIDGGTVGCIDVIVQRLYPIQWMEKTAGSYVFRNCRAEEREAAKHAENRQKALEALLAKIQAEFEKNEDGGKRVLRSRTLTRQQIRSLQDGAELYEAVLNAADPAYLESYFSEEQLKALNSHRQMVNDKKQAQIEAEFRKAVDSAEEENSSCRRDVTAVLKLRIVDYREEERRKEVVLNIWRPSSDIFTLLREGGRYRVFQLSASQSKGKLETVNIQLTATKKTQYLQLPVSQETLSQVYRPRECLRFSKLLEPSFHPTCSEVDLVGYIVSLRKGTAFSTLVYLSDENHHLIAVQIYTDLKQLAIDDIIIPSTLISAINLQWRPEFRSDIPTLFAGDLSAFSSNPKESHLQGFFNELRNTVENSSCFGKDAQCKLMNLLQTDDPQTFNLPQECGLDPISQKSDAGNKHSIVTPSSGLWHQSPLSLGKLDSKPPVSLGSAKTAELQETPKNCKKRRAMDLLSRVPSPPPVKTNCIFISPSLKRAFQPPRSSGTQLEKSLKRTACYNKKSALRGSSETGSPLENNFVADEELAMINTQALVSSFPEDTG; translated from the exons ATGGAGACCG GTTTATTTAGCAACACCAGTGATGTTATGGATAAGAAAAATGTTACTACACCTCCAAAGAAGCCATCTTTCTTTGAAATATTCAAAGCGCAATGTAGTGAATCAG ATTTAGGACCAATAAGTATCAACTGGTTTGAAGAACTCAGTTCAGAAGCTCCACTGTATAACTCTAAAAGACCAGAAGAACCTGAACATAAAACTAGTGACCTGGACCAAAGTAATTTTAAAACACCACAGAGGAAGCTGCCAGCAAAAAACCAATTTGCATCAACTCCAATGATATTTAACGAACCAAATAAATCTGTGCCATTTGTTTCTCCTATACAAGAATTGGGTCAGAGCAAAGCAGAAGCAG TGCTAAATGGAAGTTTTCTGCATACACCCAAGATTTTTGAG gtTCAGACACCAAAATCTGTTTTTGAAAGCCTAGGAGCAGAAGCCGATCCTGAGATGACTTGGTCAAGTTCATTAGCAACGCCTCCTACACTTTCTCCAACTGTTATAATAG CTAGAGGAAATCATTCGGTTTCTGGAACAAAGCAGCATAATGAAAGAATTGAGTTG GTCATGCATAGTCTCATCTCCAAATACGGTAGAAGTCCCAAGACAGATAGTATGCATATGCAGTCCACATCAGGAACAGAAGATGTATGTGCAGAAACTGACAGCAAAATCCACA ATTTTGAAAGGTTATTAGCTGGATCCTTTGGTAAGAACATATTTCCCAGTAAATTAGGAGAAGATTATATGCTACCAAATGTACCAATGGATGAAGATATGAATGATGGAACAGAGAATGATCTTTCTGAATGCCTTGCAAGCAGCAAAGCCTTTCTTAGAAAACCAAAAAGAGTCAAGGAAAGTAAGACATTTTCTGATAAAGCAAAACGTGAATATCAAGAAACTGATGAAGACAAAATTATAACAAAATATGGAAATTCCGCCAAATGTCACCTGCAGACTATTCCAAATAATGGAATGCAAAAGCACTCTGTGAATCAGAATAGCATATCGAAAGAAGAGGAAATACCATCATCTTTGCATTGCTCATGGTCTCAGCTGGACCTATCTGGACTTGACATAACACAGCTTGAAAAAACGTCCTCACACTGTTCTGATTCATCTCCTATGTCATATATCAAGAAGTGTTCTGAAGATAGGCAACTATCTGTTGGCAAAGAGTATGCTAGTACTGAAATGCTAGAATCGTGTATTCAAAACACATCATGCCTAATAAAAGGTAACAAGCTGCTAAACACCAGTTCTCCGGAAACAATACCACCGCCTGAAAACTCTCCATTGCCTGTTGCGGTTATGAGCAATAAGAGCCCAACATTGGTGAAAGATTGTGAGGCTGAGCTGGCATCTGTCATAAATGTTTCAGACAGTAGTTCCTTCATAATGGAAAACACAACTTTTACAGAAGCTGATAATAGTTGCTGTAATTACtcaagagaaaatggaaaaaagaactaTGATCCTCTAGGTAGTGTTTCTACCCAAGCTGCTGGTGATGTTAGTGGACTTACAAGGGCTGGGTTGAAAAGTATGACCTCACTTTCTCGTTTGAAAAAACGACCTAAAAAATTTATGTATACAATAAATAATACCCCCGTTCACCAGGAAGAAGGAACCACAAAGAGAGATGGCTCCTCTGCTTGCCTTGTGCCAACTTGTGCAGATTTAAAATCTTACGACTCTGAAATTTCTGCAACAGCCATAAGAAATGAAG AACGAAAGGAAGACATTATGCACACTAACAAGCACACACTTGAAGAGAAACAGCAAGTAGAGTCTAATAAAAACTGCATTCTTAGTAACATTTCCCATGAAGCTCCACTCAATTACACAGAACGTAATTTTACAGATCAGTTGTCAATACTTCAACAGACAGACAACAGAAAAGGAACAATTATGCCTTCTAGTAATATATCTGCTGATCAAGAAACAGAGTCAAGTGAAAGCATGTCCCATTCAGTGGGTCACAAGATAAATTTACAAAGAGAGAATGGTGAAAGATGTGTCAGTCTTAGATGTTTCAGTTCATTGCAAGAAGCGGTGATGGAGGAATCTACATTGGGAATACATGCATCAAAAactggaaaccagcaagcagtcTTGGAATCAGCTACACAAAAATTTTGGGCAAGTGGCACTCAGGTGGCTGAACTTGGGTCTCAATCAAAGGAAACACCAAAACCTACTGTAGATGAATCTTTTAAGCTTATAGCATTGGAGAAAAAGTTAGACCCAAGCCAGCATCTACAAGTAGACTTAGCAGGAAATGCTGAAGATAGTGAGCAGAGCTGGTTAGGAGGTATCAGTCATAGCAGAACTGAAAAGTTTGGTGGCTTCAGAACAGCATCCAATAAACAGATAGCATTGTCTGACTGCAACATTAGAAAAGGCAAGCTATTGTTCAAAGACATAGAAGATAAATTTATTGAAGATTTTCCTAGCAAAGGAATGCAAAATATTTCAAATGAAAATGCACAGAGAAGTGCTGAGATATCTTCACTTGGAATGAACAAACTGACTGAAAATTCATCTAATTTTTCACACGTGTCTGATCTGCTCGGTATTCAGATGAATGATGCCCAAATTATTTTCCCCAAGTGTGCCAATTCTGCTTTCCAGAATGTGCTGAGTAATCAATATCCTGAAGGAAAACTAAATTTAACAGCAAGCCAAGAAGCTGAAGTTACTGAAATTTCTAATATACTAGAAGAAACAGGTAGTCAGTTTGAATTTACACAGTTCAAAAAGCATAAGATGGTGGCATTCAATAATGCTGATGAGATGTCTGGAAGCTTTGATAAAAAAGATATATGTGCTGAAGTTTGGAAAGAAAATGATTTTGAGAAAGGCTCTGAAGAAAAGGTTCAAAGAGGCCATGATCTGTCTCCCAATAAACATATAGGCACAGCTGAGAAATCTAAGATACAGATACAAAGTAGTGAAGAAGCTACATCCATTGATACAAGCACAAAACAGAACAATATTTTTGTCCCAATTGTTTCAGCACCATCACAATTCAATTTGTCTGATCTGGGGAGCTGTGGTACAGCTGGGGGCAAAGAGATGAGCCTTTATGTTGATGCTATAAAGAAAGCTACAAAATTAGTCGGCGATCTGGATGGAGTGAATGAAATGCTTAGCCCTCACCAAAAAATATTGCTACGCGATTGTTCAAATAGGTGCAACAATAGCTGGAGTAATTCCAACtgcatgaaagagagagagattgattggCATAAGAGGGTCAAAGAAGTAAATGCTGAATATTTGAtgaaaaagaatacaaaagatACAATTAAATTTGttaaagaaaatacagaaagtaaGTCAAAAATTGTAAATTATAATGAAGGCAGTGTTCAGATTTCTAGCACTACAGAAGTTAAccttaaaattattaaaaaatactCTGTCTGTATGACAGGAAATGAACTGTCTTCCTTTGAAAATAATCAAAGTGTATTAGTCTCACATCACTTTGTAAACTGTGAAGAAACTCAGTGTAATTATAATTTGCAAGAAGCTTTGTCGGATCTAACATGTTTAGCTGAAGTTGCTAAGGCTGAAAAAAGATCCACCTTGAATAATGCATATGGAAAAGAAAACTGTGATTTAAATCaagaggaggaaaaggtgagCAATCTAGAAAGTGGTTTTCTACAGAGATTTCACACTGTTGCTGATGGGAACATATTTGCAGGAAAAAGTAAAAAGCTTCATTTGTTGGCTGCCTCCTGTACAAGAGAAGAACTAGAGACTATGCCAACTTCCAGTGGGAAGACAAGCCCTAAAAGCAAAAAGGGAGATGTCAGTTCTGTAAAAGAGAATATTAACTTCAGTGAAACTGAAAGGTCCAACCATCAAGAAATCTCTGAAATCAGAAAAGAGAAGCAAATTATTGCAATGGGTTTTCATACAGCTAGTGGTAAGCAAATTACAATTGCTAATGAATCCTTAGCTAAAGCAAAGCATCTTCTTTCAGAAGATGAAACTGTTTTTCCAGAAATGGAGGAAGAGGTTAGTAATTTTATGAAGCCTATAATTCAGGagaaaataaatgagaaaatTACCAAAGTTAGCAAGGAATTtgaagaaggaaatgaaaaacATGAATATCTGTATCCTGAAGGTAACTTTGAAGATCTTCCAGATTTGTCCTCAAACACTTTTAAGAAGACTGAGGATCTTGACACTATTAAAGAACTTTCTTTGGAGATGAATGCATCTGAATCAGATTTAGTATCTCATACTAGAGGGGAGAAAGTGAATGAAGGCTTGTTGACAAAGAATAATCTGGCAtgtacaaaaagcaaaaatatttcaaaaattgaaTTTATTGACTCTGCTATTGATCAGCATTTGCCTGTTGAAGGGTCAGATATTAGTGCAATGCAAGGTTTTCAGGACTTGTCATCTAGAAATACTGGCAATAATAAAAGCCTTGATTCCTCAAACTTAATTTGCAGTATCACTTCAAAGGCTAGTGCCTCTGATTTAAAGAGTGAACATTCTTTGCTCAACCATTTACCAGATGAATGTCATAAGAAAAATTATGTGTCAGAGAATTTAACTTgtatttctcaagaagcagcACCATCAAAAAATGTGTTTGCTGACAATAATGTTCACACTTACGATGAAACTTGTAAAAATGAGAGTAGCATGATACAGAAATGTGACTTAAGATTGTTCAGTACCAACGTCTTGCAGAAATATTCAGCCAGTGAAGCATCAACTTCGacttcaaaacatctgaaggctaaGCCAGTTGCATTCAGTACAGCAAGTGGTAAAGCTGTTGAAGTTTCTCAGGAAGCATTAAAAAAAGCCAGGCAAGTGCTTCATGAAGACTGCTATAAATCTGTAAAAGAGAACATGGAATCTCAatctaaaacaaataaacatgacCTTTTAGAAAGCTGTTCTGATACCTGTGGCACTGGAGTGTGTATCAATTCTAATAACTACTCATCTGCAGAGAACAATCCAGTGGAAAATATAATTGCACCTCAGTTTTTTCGAGCCAAAGAATGCTGTGCAGATGAGCGCACATTAAAGTATACTGAATCTATGACCTTGAACACTCAACCTGAGTTATGCTTTCAGATGCATAATAAGCAATCTGATACATGGACTCCCAACAAACAGAAGTGTATCAAGTCAGATTTTATTACTGATAACTCTGGGTTTTTTAGCACAGCTAGTGGAAAACCTGTCCAGTTATCTGAACAGTCATTAAAGAAAGCAAGACTGCTTTTTTCTGAAATGGAAGATAATCCATCAGATCACCCGAGTCATGTCTCTAACTGTGATTATAGTTATGGTGAAGTATCTTCTACTGGGAGCAAAGAAGCTCCAAAGAAAGACACAATGCTTGTATCTCAAGGGAAAAGATTTTCAAATACTGAAGCGAATGCAAATATTCCCTGTGGCTTTGCCACAGCAAGTGGAAAACAAGTACAAATTTCTCAAAAGGCTCTCCAGAAAGTTATGGGTCTCTTAGAAGAATTTGATGATGTTAGTAGTAATAGTTTTTCTGATGCTCAACGGAGTGTGGAGCAAGGTCCTATAAAAGTTCTTGCTAAAGAGGCCATAGAACAGGATGAAGTTATTTCAGAGTCTAAACCACAAAAGAAATATAAAGCACTTCATTCAGCCACAAGTACACCTAATGAAAATAAGATTATAAAAAACCCATTGAGCATTAAAATACCTGTGTGCATGTCTCATACTAAGAAGCAAAAAGAAATATCTGAGTTAGAAGAAAACTTTACATGTTCAAAAGAAATTGAGGCTTTGAAGATAACCCAACCATGCCAGAGTAGAAGCAAAACTAAATGTGCAGCAAATTGTGGTACTGCAACAGAAGGAAATCTGGATCCTCAATGTCGTCATTATGCACAAACTCCGGAAAATTACTTGGAAATAGAAGCTACAGAAAGTGCCAAAGCTTTCATGGAAGATGATGAACTTCCTGATGCAgaagtacagaaaaataaaaattccatatTGAGTTTTGAGAAACCTAATAATTTTCTGTCATATACAAGAACTGGAAAAAGGCACATGAAAGAAGAAAACACTTTTG GGGAACCTCCTATTAAAAGAAAATTGCGGCCTGAGTTTGAGCGGTCAGAAGAACGTAACAAAGCATCTTTGAAACCTTCAAAAAGTTATCCGGAGG GTATAGTGAATGACAGAAAAAAGTTCACCTACAATATTCCTTTAAAGCCAGTGGTCTGTGGCCCTTTAAG TAAGACCTTAactgaggaaaggaagaaagcagAAAATACAGCAAAGAAACCTGCCAAAATCTTTGCAccaccttttaaaacaaaagcaaatgcttCTGAGGATAAACTAGGTAACAGCAAAGAATCTGTCTTAATGGACAACAAAAATATTAATAGAATGGAAGAGCTTCATCTTACAGAAGTTAACCAGAGCACTACTGAAACAGAAGGCAATATCTTTGAAGATAATAATTCCATGCAAATATCGGCTCCAAAATCAGAATCCAGAGATACAAATTCAG atttaacaaaaataatagcaaatCTTCAATATGCAAGAAATCTACAAGAAATCAGAATTATAAAGAAACAAAGCCAGAGAATTTGTCCACAGCCAGGCAGCCTGTACCTTGTGAAAATATCTGCTCCTTGCAGAGTTCCTCTGAAAGCAGCGGTGGGAGAGAAATTGCCTGGTTCTTTCACCAGCGATCAG TTGTATGCATTTGGCATTTCCAAGCAGTGCCTAAAAATAAGTAGCAGAAATGCAGAAGATTTTCAATTTATCATCCAGGATTTTTTCAGTAGAGATTATTTTCTAGAAGAACGTGGAATACAACTGGCGGATGGTGGATATCTTATTCCAAATGATGAGGGAAAGGCAGGAAAAGAAGAATTCTACAG GGCTTTGTGTGATACACCTGGCGTGGATCCTAAGCTAATTTCAAAGGCTTGGGTCTACAATCATTATAAGTGGATTGTGTGGAAACTAGCAGCTATGGAAGTTGCATTTCCACAGGAATTCGCCAATAAATGTTTGACTCCGGAAAGACTACTACTTCAGCTAAAGTACAG GTATGACGTGGAAGTTGACCAAAGTCATCGCTCAGCCATCAAAAGGATAATGGAAAGAGATGATGTCGCTGCTAAAACTCTCATACTGTGCATCACTAAAATAATATCATTGAACACAAATATGTCTCAGATCCGTGGTGATAAAAGCACTGCTGAGGACAGCAAAAAAGACATAGCAGTGGTTGAAGTTACAGATGGCTGGTATGGAATCAAGGCTGTCTTGGACCCTCCCCTCCAATCACTATTGTGTAGAAAGAGGCTGACTGTGGGCCAAAAGATTGTTGTACATGGAGCAGAACTTGTGGGTTCTCAGGAGGCAAGCACTCCACTGGAAGCGCCAGAATCTCTTATGCTGAAG ATTTCAGCTAACAGCACTCGACGCGCGCGATGGTATGCCAAATTAGGATACCATCGGGATCCCCGGCCATTCTCTTTGTCTTTGTCATCACTCCTTATTGATGGTGGGACTGTTGGATGCATTGATGTCATTGTTCAAAGACTTTATCCCATACAG TGGATGGAAAAAACAGCAGGTTCCTATGTGTTTCGTAACTGTCGAGCTGAAGAAAGAGAAGCTGCAAAGCATGCTGAGAATCGACAAAAAGCCCTGGAagcattgcttgcaaaaatacaaGCTGAATTTGAAAAGAATGAAG ATGGCGGCAAAAGAGTACTGCGATCCCGCACGTTAACCAGACAACAGATTCGCTCTCTGCAAGATGGGGCAGAACTTTACGAGGCAGTTCTTAACGCTGCTGATCcagcttacctggaa AGTTATTTCAGTGAGGAGCAGTTAAAGGCCTTGAACAGCCACAGACAGATGGTAAATGATAAAAAGCAAGCACAGATAGAAGCCGAATTCAGGAAGGCGGTGGATTCTGCTGAGGAGGAAAACAGTTCCTGCAGAAGGGATGTAACCGCCGTACTCAAGCTACGAATTGTGGATtacagagaagaagaaagaagaaaag AAGTAGTATTGAATATCTGGCGCCCATCTTCAGACATTTTTACCCTCCTAAGGGAAGGAGGTCGGTATAGAGTCTTCCAATTATCTGCATCCCAATCCAAAGGGAAGTTGGAGACTGTCAATATACAATTAACAGCTACCAAGAAAACTCAGTATCTGCAGTTGCCA GTGTCTCAAGAAACCCTGTCACAAGTTTACAGGCCAAGAGAGTGCCTGAGATTCAGCAAGCTGTTGGAACCATCTTTCCATCCTACCTGTTCGGAAGTGGATTTGGTGGGATATATAGTTTCTCTAAGAAAAGGAACAG CTTTCTCTACACTGGTGTATCTGTCAGATGAGAATCATCATTTAATAGCAGTCCAGATCTATACAGATCTTAAGCAGCTGGCTATTGATGACATAATTATTCCTTCTACGTTGATCTCTGCAATCAACCTTCAGTGGCGACCTGAATTTAGATCAGACATCCCCACATTATTTGCTGGAGACCTTTCTGCATTCTCCTCAAATCCAAAAGAAAGTCATCTCCAAGGATTTTTTAATGAACTGAGAAATACTGTAGAG AATAGCAGCTGCTTTGGCAAAGATGCACAATGCAAACTGATGAATTTGCTACAAACAGATGACCCACAAACATTTAACTTGCCCCAAGAATGTGGCTTGGATCCCATTTCTCAGAAATCTGATGCAGGAAATAAACATTCT ATTGTAACTCCTAGCAGTGGACTATGGCATCAGAGTCCTTTGTCACTTGGGAAGCTAGATTCAAAGCCACCAGTATCTCTAGGGTCAGCAAAAACAGCGGAACTACAAGAAACCCCTAAGAACTGTAAGAAAAGAAGAGCAATGGACCTGCTTAGTAGAGTACCTTCCCCACCACCAGTGAAGACCAACTGTATATTTATTTCTCCATCTCTGAAAAGGGCATTTCAGCCCCCCCGAAGTTCCGGCACTCAACTTGAAAAGTCACTGAAGAGAACAGCATGTTATAATAAAAAATCTGCCCTGAGAGGGTCTAGTGAGACTGGTTCTCCTCTTGAAAATAATTTTGTTGCTGACGAGGAGCTTGCAATGATAAATACACAAGCCCTCGTAAGTAGTTTTCCAGAAGATACAGGTTGA